A window of the Arenibacter algicola genome harbors these coding sequences:
- the rnc gene encoding ribonuclease III yields the protein MNAFSNLFNSHSKKDGDFFLGMKKILGFKPKNLEIYQKAFVHRSANRKDKVGFPMNYERLEFLGDAMLGTIISKHLYSKVPDGDEGYLTKMRSKIVSREHLNELGKDLKLIDFVESRIPKSRFGDNIHGNVFEALVGAIYLDRGYKFCEKFISKRIIDPYVDIEQLEGKVISYKSLVIEWCQKQKKSFNYDIYEDTGNDVIKHFAVKLSIGGKIVAKARATSKKKAEERASKRAYFALQDKMDKSNE from the coding sequence ATGAACGCTTTTTCCAATTTATTTAATTCCCATTCAAAAAAGGATGGGGATTTTTTTTTGGGAATGAAAAAAATTTTGGGTTTTAAGCCAAAAAACCTGGAAATTTATCAAAAAGCGTTCGTTCATCGCTCTGCCAACAGAAAGGATAAGGTTGGCTTTCCTATGAATTATGAGCGCTTGGAATTTTTAGGGGATGCCATGCTGGGGACCATAATTTCCAAGCACTTATATAGCAAGGTTCCGGATGGGGACGAAGGATATCTTACCAAGATGAGATCTAAAATTGTTAGTAGGGAACACCTGAATGAGTTGGGGAAGGATCTTAAACTAATCGATTTTGTAGAGAGTAGAATTCCCAAATCCCGTTTTGGGGATAATATACACGGAAATGTTTTTGAAGCCTTGGTAGGCGCCATATACTTGGATAGAGGGTATAAATTCTGCGAAAAGTTTATTAGCAAAAGAATTATAGACCCCTATGTGGATATTGAACAATTGGAGGGTAAGGTCATAAGCTATAAAAGCTTGGTAATAGAATGGTGCCAAAAACAAAAAAAATCTTTTAATTACGATATCTACGAGGATACGGGAAATGATGTTATTAAGCATTTTGCAGTAAAGTTATCCATTGGGGGCAAAATTGTGGCCAAAGCCAGGGCAACCTCAAAAAAGAAGGCTGAGGAACGTGCTTCCAAGAGGGCTTATTTTGCCTTACAGGACAAAATGGATAAATCCAATGAGTGA
- the fabF gene encoding beta-ketoacyl-ACP synthase II — MQLKRVVVTGLGALTPIGNNIEEYWEGLKNGKSGSAPITYYDTEKFKVKFACELKNYNAEDYFDRKEARKLDRFAQYALISSDEAIKDSGLDLDKIDKFRTGVIWGAGIGGLETFQNEVLNFAAGDGTPRFNPFFIPKMIADIAPGNISIKHGFMGPNYTTVSACASSANAIIDALNTIRLGYCDVVVTGGSEAAVTIAGMGGFGAMHALSTRNESPETASRPFDATRDGFVLGEGAGALILEEYEHAKARGAKIYAEVAGGGLSSDAYHMTAPHPDGIGVVRVMENCLKDAGLKPEDVDAINTHGTSTPLGDVAELKAITKVFGEHAHQININSTKSMTGHLLGAAGAIEAIASILAMEHGLVPPTINHTTVDDNIDPKLNLTLNKAQKREVNVALSNTFGFGGHNACVIFKKIS; from the coding sequence ATGCAATTAAAGCGAGTTGTGGTTACTGGTCTAGGTGCTTTGACACCTATTGGCAATAATATTGAAGAGTATTGGGAAGGCCTAAAGAACGGAAAAAGTGGTTCGGCCCCTATTACTTATTATGATACAGAGAAGTTTAAGGTAAAATTTGCATGCGAATTAAAGAACTATAATGCTGAAGATTATTTTGATAGAAAAGAGGCCCGCAAGTTGGACAGGTTTGCCCAATATGCACTCATTTCATCAGATGAAGCCATAAAAGACTCAGGATTGGATCTTGATAAGATAGATAAGTTTCGAACTGGGGTAATCTGGGGAGCTGGCATAGGAGGATTGGAAACTTTTCAAAACGAAGTTTTAAATTTTGCTGCTGGAGATGGAACGCCACGTTTTAATCCATTCTTTATCCCAAAAATGATTGCTGATATTGCTCCTGGAAATATATCTATTAAGCATGGTTTTATGGGTCCTAACTATACTACGGTATCGGCCTGTGCGTCCTCTGCCAATGCCATAATCGATGCCTTGAACACTATACGTTTGGGATATTGTGATGTTGTAGTTACTGGTGGTAGTGAGGCAGCGGTTACCATAGCCGGAATGGGCGGTTTTGGAGCAATGCATGCACTTTCCACACGTAATGAGAGCCCAGAAACAGCTTCAAGGCCATTTGATGCCACTAGGGACGGATTTGTTCTGGGCGAAGGGGCGGGAGCCTTGATCCTTGAAGAATATGAGCACGCAAAAGCCAGGGGAGCAAAAATATATGCGGAAGTAGCTGGTGGAGGTTTATCCAGTGATGCCTACCATATGACGGCACCACATCCTGACGGAATTGGAGTTGTTAGGGTAATGGAGAATTGCTTAAAGGATGCCGGATTAAAACCTGAAGATGTGGATGCCATAAATACACATGGTACTTCTACTCCCTTAGGTGATGTTGCCGAGTTAAAGGCGATAACCAAGGTTTTCGGAGAGCATGCGCACCAGATAAACATAAACTCTACAAAATCCATGACAGGTCATCTTCTAGGTGCTGCCGGTGCTATTGAGGCCATTGCTTCTATATTGGCCATGGAGCATGGATTGGTACCCCCTACCATCAACCATACTACTGTAGACGACAATATTGATCCCAAATTGAACCTTACCCTTAATAAGGCACAAAAAAGAGAGGTAAACGTTGCATTGAGCAACACTTTCGGATTTGGGGGACATAATGCATGTGTGATATTTAAAAAAATTAGCTAA
- a CDS encoding acyl carrier protein, protein MSDIASRVKAIIVDKLGVDENEVVTEASFTNDLGADSLDTVELIMEFEKEFDIQIPDDQAENIATVGQAISYIEEAK, encoded by the coding sequence ATGTCAGACATTGCATCAAGAGTAAAAGCTATCATCGTAGATAAATTAGGTGTTGATGAGAACGAAGTTGTAACCGAAGCTAGCTTTACCAACGACCTAGGGGCAGATTCATTGGATACTGTTGAGTTGATAATGGAGTTCGAAAAAGAATTTGATATTCAAATTCCGGACGATCAAGCAGAAAACATTGCTACAGTTGGTCAAGCTATAAGTTATATAGAAGAAGCCAAGTAA
- the purN gene encoding phosphoribosylglycinamide formyltransferase, giving the protein MKRIVLFASGSGSNVENIEQYFRDNSEVSISCVLSNKKDAKVFERCNRLNLNALYFNRHAFYSSDCVLNILKSLNPDLIVLAGFLWKIPDNLICSYPNKIINIHPALLPKYGGKGMYGMHVHEAVKSNNETETGITIHYVNENYDEGAIIKQAKVALSPNDTPEMIAEKVHQLEYGHFPKVIEQVLMGT; this is encoded by the coding sequence ATGAAAAGGATTGTCCTATTTGCTTCCGGCTCTGGTTCCAACGTTGAAAACATAGAACAATATTTTCGCGACAATTCCGAGGTTTCCATTAGCTGTGTACTATCCAATAAAAAGGACGCCAAAGTTTTTGAAAGGTGTAACCGGTTAAATTTGAATGCCTTATATTTTAATAGACATGCCTTCTATAGCTCGGACTGTGTTTTAAATATCCTTAAATCCCTTAACCCGGACCTTATTGTTTTGGCAGGATTTCTTTGGAAGATTCCAGATAACCTTATCTGCAGTTATCCCAATAAAATAATTAATATTCATCCCGCATTGCTCCCCAAATACGGAGGTAAGGGAATGTACGGCATGCATGTTCATGAAGCGGTTAAAAGCAATAATGAGACGGAAACGGGAATAACCATCCACTATGTAAACGAGAATTATGACGAAGGAGCCATCATTAAGCAGGCAAAGGTTGCTTTAAGCCCAAATGATACCCCTGAAATGATTGCAGAAAAGGTCCATCAATTGGAATATGGGCATTTCCCGAAAGTGATAGAACAGGTTTTAATGGGGACATAA